In Botrytis cinerea B05.10 chromosome 3, complete sequence, the genomic stretch CATTTGATGTTGTCGtattttttgttgttgtgcCTGTTGTTGTCGTGCTTGTTGAGCAGTTTCTCGCGTCATCTTTGGGGCTAAAGTTTGATATCTCCCAGAATCTTCCTGTATTTTAATACCATGATGCCCGGAACCTTCGGGTGTAGGCTGTCCGAACTCAAAAGCTGTGGTAAGATTGCGATTTTCGGAGAGGTATAGATTTAAGTCAGGAGTGTGCGTGGTTAACGGGTGGCGTTGTGCGGAATCATTCGTAGCTTTCTGGGTTTGAAAATAACTCGAATTGTGACCTGAAGCTTGGCATGGCAAGTGCGGActaaaatctttgaatgtAGACGGGATGCGAGCAGGGAATTGAAATCGTTGGCGAGGAGGAAGTTGTCGAGACTGAGCTTGGTGATATTGAGCATGTTGATCTTGGGCCTCTTGGGAGACGGACAGTGCTCGGAATTGGTTGACATCGACCCCCTCTTGAAGTTGAGGATTCTGAGTTTGATGATGTGAGAACTGTTGAGAGTGTGAATCAATGATGTATTGATCTCGAAGAAGCATGTGCGAATCACCGCGGAGAACACCTGCGCTTATCCTGGAAAGGGTGCGGAGTGCCGAGTCTGTTTTGACACCTTTCGTTCTATCTCCAGACTCTCTTTCGAATGCATTGTCCAATCCGCTATTCAATTTAGGATTTTGCATAAACGGGTCGTTATTGCTGGGTacatcaccatcttcatcaagtGGAGGACGGCCACGCGGCTTTGGTGAAAAGGGTAATAGATCGTTGCTTCGACCAGCAAACTCAACGACTGCTTCGCTTGCATTGCCAAAGTGTTCAGGGATAGCAAATGGTGCGGCACTCCATTCCTCCTCAATACTGGGAAGAACCGTGTCTTGATCGTTATTTTGGCAGCCATCATCGTCGTTATTTATTTCCGCTAAGAGATCAATTGCGAAACTCGTCTCATCCAGCTTCCTTCGGGTTTCATTGAGTATACCGTCCTCTCTAGATATGCGGTTTTGGAGCCTCGCTACTGCGGctatcttcttttctctgcCATCCTCCCCACCTTCCCCGGCACGAGCCATCGTGTTTGTCAATTTCTCTAGATTTGCTTCGCATAATTTCTTGATCCTTTCATGCCCAATAAGACGGGATTGAAGCCTTTCTGCCTCGGGCTGCAGTTCTATGAGTTCTTCAGCCCTTGAGATGGTCTTCTTAGGCGGTTCTAGAGCCGGTGTAAATAATCTTGGTGCAGGTATAGCATATTCTGGTACAGGCTCGCCAGTGTATGGATTAGTCATCGGCGTCATAGGCAAATTGGCCACACTATATCCTCGCTGGTGTGTGTTGACCATGGGCATACTTGGTTGCGAAAACGGCGCTGCCACATCCTGATTTGGTTGAAATTCCTGGAACAAGTTTTCGCGCGGTTCTCCTGGTGCACCTCCCCGTCGTTTACCTGTGCTTCTAAACGTAACATCTTTGCAACGAGAGCATGAAGCTAGAAATCTGCCCTTGCTTATGGGGAACAAAGACCTGAGCTTCCAAACTCTTTCCTTGCTACAGTAACGATATCGAGGACCCTCTTCACCAGTTATCGTGTACAGTTTACTTTGAGGATATCCTGGAAGATTTCGCTCATCTTCAGGAAGAGGAACATATGGGCCGAAAATTTGCAGCCATTGTTGATAAACATTTAATGTTGTGAAGTACTGTGGAGTGACACCAGCAGGGGCGCTTCCAGGATAAAAGACTTCATCGGAGAAACTTGGTACGATGCATCGCGGAACAGGCGTCTTGCCTACATGAACATATGTCATTTTGTAACCAAAGTTTATGTCTATGTGGGCGTGTGTCGATGACTCAAGAAAATATTCGGAAGTTGTCGGGAAAAGTATTATTAGCAGTGTCGGACAAAATTCGAAAGCTAtcagaagaacaagaaaacgTTCGAATGTATCCAATGATATGTGCAGTGAGCTGAGTGGTGGTCAATAGGAACACCTAAGGTGTCGGGATTAATTCATGTAGAAAATGTGATCAAAAGCAAATTTGTCACCTATGGAAAACTTAAGTAGACGCGAGGCGGAGTCGAATTCACCTTGTTTACATCTTCTTATCTTGTTTTTTAATCAGCAATGCCGAGGATAGCCAGATAAATGAGGGGCTATGAGATGGAAAATAAAGTGAATGTTGGATTGTCAATGAGGATGTGGTAGATATTGGGATGTTATCTCGTAGTTATATTGTGGTTGTCTCTAAGCGAGAGAGCGTTGAGAGGTAATTGTCACCTGAAGGGCAAAAGACTTTAGCGGATGCAACGTTGAAGCTGTCAATCACTATGACAAGACatgtattttgtatgtaGAAGGTCTATCTCCTTTAGTGAACTGTGTCTTTTGAATATGGATCCGTGATAATTTACGGCTCATGATAAATGTATCAACTCGCTTAATCCACACCGTATTAATTAGCATACGGTTCGTAACGTTTGATGATATCTGTATCAATAGTGTGGTCGTAGTAGCTTGAGCTTTGTTTGTTGGTTGATGGCATAGAAGTTCTTCGGAAGCGGGATAGTAtcaagagaaggaagaatgaGAAGTGTGATAGCGAGAATGTCAGGATGATCAGTTGGGAGAAAATGATGGAACTGTGAAGTGAGGGGTGAtctattctataatattagGAGCAATACCTACTTATTAGTAGTTGTTTATTATATGCGAGAAAGGCATTGGATGATATAAGACGCTGGCCGAGCAACGCATGAGAGCTCTCTTCTCATAGATAAATAAAGGAGATGCAATTGTGCGTGTAGTAATAATAACATGGTATAGATATcttagaatataaaatggATGAATTTAAAGATGACTACTCAAATGTGGAATGTTTGCGACTCTGTTCCTGTCAATTAAAAGTAGCTGGCGTGTTTCCATTAAAGAGAGCTATTTCCAATGGCCAAGAAAAGCATTCATTTTTTGGCAAAAAGCTCTCAAGTTGGAACCCCCTCAGAAAATCAACTATATATCAACATGTACTTCAAGGGGAATTTACTACCCATATCTGTGTTGATACATGAATTTGAGTTCACAAACTTTGAGGAAGCAAAACTATAACTTTATCTATTGCTTTAATAGTATCTCTTCTACTACAATTCATCCACACTCATGACAGCAGTCTGTTTTTTTATGCGTGGCCATACTACAAACAAAATTTAATGTTCATTGAAAACTATGAAGACAATCACAAGTGTgtcaataaacaaacaacaaGTCCTGTTAGAAGTGAGTCTAGGTtcaacaaatatcaaagccCTCGCTTCGACAATTGGTGATCACACAACTGCTCGAGAattgtgatattgaaaattcaaatatcaaaatatagaCCCGAAGTAAGACCTTCAAAGAACTCTTGTCTTGTTTCAGGATTGGGATAGCCACCTAAAGTCCCAGAGCTCCTCCATATTCCAAGCCCTCCACTCCACAATCTTGACGACAACACTACAATTTCcaaattgtttaatataatcttttacTTTGCTTTAACTTTCGTTGTTTATCAAGACTATTGCTTTACATATTGATACAAACAAGAAAGACATATTGGATCCACAAAGATTGGGATCTCGAGTTACTTTCTCTTGAGATTCAGCAATTGAAGATCGAGTCAAGCCCTTGGATTTCAAATTATTGTATAGCATACAGTTCATGGTAAGTACACTACTACTTACGGGTTTCCTTAAGATCGCTGAGTCCATGATAGCTTATTCATGGCCTCGATCTCTCTCTTGTTTCCAGAAATTGATCTATTCTATAGCAAAAAGCCTCTCCAATAAATTCAAGTTCGACACCATCAACAGAGGAAAACACAGAGCACAGCTTCGTTGTGCTTGTTATAGCATCAGCTAGTAGTATTCTCAACAATACTATGTCATCGAAGAAGTACTCAAAAACTCGCTGGTCACTGGTTGAGACACAAACGGACTTCCAAAGTGAAATGAGGTTTTGCGTTCGAAATTCCCAGGGGGTATTAAGCCATGTAAGTCATCTCATTCCAAAGGTCAGTATGCAACTAGCATGCCAATACCTGATCTACATTCAGCACTTCGAACGTCTCTTCAAGCATATCACCACTGACACACATGACTGTAGTCTCTTATTACTTCGAAAATGACTCGCGGCTTTCGGCGCGCGCCGATCTGCTTCCTAAGATCATGAACATTTATATTCATCGCCTCGAGCATCTCTTTAGGCGTATAGCCATTAGTGTGCATAGCGCACAATGAGCAAGGAGAGTTCCAAGATTCCAACCCCGACCCCACCACCATTGTGGTGTCTTCACTCGATGGAAATTTTACAGCGAGCTTGAGAATTGCATCGTGCGGGAAGAGATATCAGAGGCCCTGTAAGTCCATCCCAAACTTCTCATCTTGCAAAGAAATGAGCCCTAGCATTTCTAACGTTCTACCCAGGCGATGAAGATCTGAACCCCGAGGTCAACAAATATGTCCTCGTTTCATTGTTCCAGGCCAGATTCCCTCTTGCGAGTACGAAGCACCCTTCGTGGGTGACCTCGGCCCAGAGGTAAACGAGTAAGTCTTGGTCTCACTTTCCAAGCCAGATTCCCTTCGTGCAAAGAAAGTGAGACCAAGACTTATTAATAACCTGGTGGACCTGCCGGCTCATGAACATGTTACATCAGATTTTATATGATGGCATTTTCATGTGGGAGATCTGCTCTCTAGCAGATCTTCAAAAACATTAAGTTGTTTGCCTGCGCAGGCAGGCTCGTCTTTACTTGAAGTGCCTGTGTGGCTGCGGAGGCTTGAGCGGTGGTCGTTGTTCAGATGTGAATAAAGATGGTTCTGCCTGGTGTCATTGGATACCTGAAGGGTGCACAGCGGCAGCTGCATGGATGGCGTGGGGTTTCATCGTTTGAGACGTTGATTTGTAGATGTTTCTAGGGGTGGGAGATGGGCTCATGTTTTCAATAGTGTATGTGCAGGAGGTGGATATGTAGTACCAATGGAATACAGTTAGCCATAGCCGCTTCGGCGTGCGATCCCTGTCCCACTATCGTGTTGAACTGTTTGAGATCATGCCTGCAGAGAGTCGTTGGTAATCGTGGTTAGTCTCATCTTTGAGCTTTTCATTGACTGACAGCTAACAAGAAAATCAGGTTTTGTGTGCAAAGCAGAGTTTGGAGCTCATACTCGgattatctattataatgGTCGCAGTTAGGCCACAAAGAACGGGAAAATAAGAATGTTTTCGGTGACTACCCAGTGAGTCTCCAAATTTCAGTTCTATGGTCCATAACATGGAGTACTGACCTGCCTTTTACTTTAGACAATCATTACTGGTCTATTCCTTACGCAAGGGTCCCAACGCCTTCATATGTCCCTTGAAAAAGGGTATGCAATGGCTTTGCTGCCTTGCAGCTGATCCCGGACTTCACTTCAGACGAGGATGAAAGAAGTGAGGAGTACGGAGTGGAGGGAGAGGGCCTCTCCCGGAAACCACAGGCGTTAACAAGAGCAACGAGCAATTTACCCCTCATCAATCTGTCTTCTAGACCTATCTTGGACAGCAATTCATCACGAAATGCACGTGGGACGATCCAGAAACTTCGTCACAGGGTGGCATGGTGTTAGTACAacccccttccctcccccctgGAAAACCGCCTTAATAACGCTTGTTTGATAGGTTCCAATGGAGCTTAAATGACTTCCCAGAAATTGTCTCCCACCAAAAACTAACAAAATGGAAGTCTGGTGTAGCCAAGGGAATTCAAAGTTGCCAGGTGGCTTGAGTTAAGCCGGGCAACTTTCCACCCATAACATCCACCTCATCTGCCGATTATTATCCATCAAGCCCTCATCTGTACTCGATCACAACATCGGTTCCTTCACTGATATCCTCTCAGGCATTTCGAATGCCGTGGCGCTTGCCGGTTATTGCTTTTCCCCTGCCTTGTTACCACCAGGGCAGGATGCCTAAGCAAGAGGCACTCCAGCCACGACATACCACCCGCGGAATCACCTCTTTCATTCTGAAGAGATTTCCAGAATTATGCCGCCATGTAAGTTCGTAACACAAAATATACCATCACAATTCTTGTATGTGACTGACTTTACATAGCACATCAAAGAGTCGACGATTGAATTAGGTCGGGGACCTCTGGGTTGTTCTTTGGATGAGGCAAAGTAAACTGAGTGGTATTTTGAGGAATGGGCGATGTAGATACATCAGCGAGATGTCTTAAAAGTCATGTTTCATGGCAAGATAGCGAAGCCATACGCTTGCTGAGGATAGTGAGGTTTACCAAGGCATGCTAGGAGGCAGTCCAGTGAGGACTAAAGACCAAACCTAGCCTGAGCAACTTCGTAATCTTGTTCAGTAGAGGTGTTTGCGCTGTAGGAGAAGGTATTTGCTAGTCTTGTACAGAATtgtaattcaaaattaatttcattGGGGTCTTGGCATATCTTTTCTCTCATCATATTGCCATAAATCATGCTCTCAGccacatacgaccatagactgaagagaattgggcatcccgtccgctctgccatacacaagcttcagatcggtggattagtagttgggtgggtgaccaccagcgaatccccactgttgtatgttCCTTTTGTCTTTTTGGCCTCTGAGGAGGGGGACGAGCGGGGAAAAGGGGCATCTCTGTTGTACTTTTTGGTTGCTTTGGATGACTATTTAACGAAGGACAAGAGCAACGGACCAACAGTTTGCTTCGGCATAAAGGAAGTCTTCCAGCGTTCGTATTTTTGTTTCAGTTATGCTCGACATCAACATCCCGAGGTCCGAGATTGCGTCAGGAAGTCCCTAAAACTGGTCTTCGGTAGGTATTTGCTTCATCTTGACGTCCCAATATTTTGTCACCGGAAATCAAGACCTACCTATTGAGCAACTCATATCTCATCAAGAATTCTTAGTTCTTGATACAGACCTCAACAGTACAGATTTCACACCGTGGATCTCCTCATCCATCTTTCTGCTTGCCCGAGTTTCTGTAGACGGCTCTCAAAAGCAGGCTGGCAATATATCAACCCCGAGCATCTCTAACTAGCCTCTGCTTTACTCCAGCGTCCTGGATTTCTGGAAATCCTAGCACAAGAGCAGGTTATGCTTGTGAATACAAAGAGGCGGCGATTGGGCAATTAATATTGGAGTATCGAAGAAGCTTGCAGGAAATGAAACACACACTTCTTATGGCTGTACATGATGTTAGACTTCCAGCATCGACTGTATTTAATAGTTATTGTTGCGACTGGGTCTCCGTGCAAATAATGTAAATAGTTATGAATTCGCTTGTGGAGAGCTGGTCTTTCCTTTAATCAAAGTCCGGCAACGTCGGAATCCACTGTGGTGATCTGTGCTTTGCCATCCGTTCAGTTCTTCACATACGTGAAGACACAACTCTGCTGACAGTAACCCCAGAAATCATCAGGGTCGACatagaaaaaaaacaagTTGCTTTCTAGACAAGCTTTCATCATTGAATAGCAACATCGTGAAGTTTagcgaggaggaggagaatatCGTTTGCATGAAAATCAAATAGTGAAGTTCTACCACAAGCATTAGTGCACTAGTCACTTGACAACCCCTATTTTGAACGAAAATGAACCTTAGAGAAGTGACCCTTAAAGAAGTGACCCTTAAAGAAGTGACCCTTAAAGAATTGACAGGAACAAACGTCGAGGGAAGACCAATTTGCGAAGGCAATCGTGAGCAAAGAGCAAGCCCATCATGAGAATTCCGATAGCTGTGGTTTTCGACCGCAACTCAGATGTTCAAGAATAGCTCAATACCAAGCATTAACTTCGACGTCGTCGACAGGAATGATACTTCCGATCCTCTCGCTTCCAATTCTCGTGTTGTTGTCGAACAAACAAAATTGCGGGGAAGTTCCCAGCCACCAGAATCAAAGCCACTCGTgccacttcacttcactgACTCCCGAGGTCCCcccctccaccaccaaccactTCATCTGACAACTCACACCACTCCtcacacaacacaacacgaCACTCTCACCACATGAAATCATTCGGCATCGCAAAAAGCGGAACTCAGTATTCTTCAACACTGACCATTCAAGCCAACGAAGCTTGGCACGTATTGGCAAACATAGAAATCTATGGAACAATCGTTGGAATACGAGGAGATCGGCATCTGTACGGTACTCAGTATCTAATTATAGATTCGCCTGCATCTGACGTAGTCAACAAAGTGCGAAGGACGGATACATCCCTCACTGCCTCCATTCTCTCGTACTCGCTTTAACGATGAGTGAGACTTTCTTTATGTAAATTTATTACTCCAAAGCGATAGAAATGCGGAGGAATAAGCATAAGATTGAGGCGTCCGGAAGATGCACAGGATACCGCTTCGATGCCAAGATTTTCGTACCCGCACAGCCTTGCATACCACTTGCATATACCGCTGTTCTTCTCGTATTTGCTGAGAGGAGACTCTGCTGATGCGGCTATGAAAAGTGTTGACAGACATCATCTGATTTAGGTGCAATGGGATGTTTCTCGTAATTGACAATGCACACAATGCGGTCCGGGTAGGTACCCCGCTATCACGAGTTtcgatggatgggaggaggCGAGATATACGGAAACTTATCTGGTGAATCATTGGGGCGGAGGTGAGGCTAAGATGAGGGGTTTTTGAGGGGTAGAAGGTATATAAGACATGATGTGCGCCGTGATGGAATATCattatcaacatcaacatctacACACATATCTACAATAACTTCCACctcacaaacaaacaaacaaacaaaccaacCTCACCACCTCAACcacacaaattcaaaatgcAATTCCCAACTCTCGCTACTCTCCTCACCTTTGCCGTCAGCGCAACAGCCATCACCGTCTCCTACGACGTTGGCTACGATGATGCCAGCCGATCTCTCGCCGTAGTCTCCTGCTCCGACGGAAGCAACGGACTCCTCACCAAGGGCTACACCACCCAAGGTTCCCTCAAGAACTTCCCCAACATTGGTGGTGCATCCGTCGTCGCCGGCTGGAACGATGCCAACTGTGGCAGCTGCTATCAATTGAGCTATGGAGGAAGAAGCATCAATGTCCTCGTCATTGACCATGCAGGCGCGGGATTCAACATTGGAGAACAAGCACTTAACACTTTGACCGGTGGACAAGCAGCTGCTCTCGGAAGAATTGATGCTTCTTACACCCAAGTCGACAAGAGTGCTTGTGGATTGTAAATGGTTGGAGGAGTCCAGAATGCAAGCACGGGGATAGGAAGTGGAAGAATGGGATAggggatgatgaagacggagatggagatagcaTTGGCGATGGGAGTAATGGTGTTTATGACGGACGATTAACGAGtatgaatattttaaagcaagataataatgataatgcaAGTTTTGCTACCTAATCTTTGCCCCATCCGCGCATTTTGAATATGATGCAATCTTACTTCTATGAATATTTCTCTCATCTTTGGTACGAACGATGGAAGCTCGGAATGTTCGGAAAAACACAGCGTCTGTCTCATGGTACTCGTAtgttgattatatattacccttttctattttttcaCATATGTAGAATGGTGATAGTTCCAATAAATGCTCCAAGGATCGCCATTGACAGATCGGGTTTGTAACCTAGATACGAGTATCTCCAACATGTACATGTAATATATCTAACAATGAAACGAAgtctataataattattctatAATCTAAATGATACATCTAATGGTATGACATCTACGgttccaaattccaatccGAAACGCCATACTATGCCCATATTCACATGCCAAATTTAGTCCCCCTTTagtaaatcaaatcatacatcatcaaatctcaactcaactcattTCCTCATCACCCATGCAATCCCCTCAAAACACTCTTTTCA encodes the following:
- the Bcspl1 gene encoding Bcspl1, coding for MQFPTLATLLTFAVSATAITVSYDVGYDDASRSLAVVSCSDGSNGLLTKGYTTQGSLKNFPNIGGASVVAGWNDANCGSCYQLSYGGRSINVLVIDHAGAGFNIGEQALNTLTGGQAAALGRIDASYTQVDKSACGL